The Choloepus didactylus isolate mChoDid1 chromosome 15, mChoDid1.pri, whole genome shotgun sequence genome segment tGGATAGGATGGGATGTGGCAACCAGTAGGGCCCCCAAAGCCCAGAGGAAGGGATGATATAGAATGcaccaggagggagggaggggcggATGCTGCAGCCCAGCAGGTAGACTTCCTTCCATGTGCTCACGTGAGTATGTGCAGGGCTCAGGTGGCTCTGGTGGCTGGCTGAGGTCTTGTCTGGCTTAGGACCAGCACACAGGGCTGGGGTGACATTGAGGCCATCTGGACCCGCAGAGCCCTGCCTAGGAGAAGGAGGAAAGGTTTGGGCAGACGAATGGGGCAGGAGAGTGGTATCCTCCCCTCCCAAGCTCTCAGTTATGGAGAGGGACACTGGGCTGGGTCTGCACACCTGGACCTGAGGGAACACCTACCTCTGAGGAGCACCGGAGGGCCTAGGCTGCTCACAAGTGGCTCTGTGGAGGCAGAGGAGAGGGCTTTGGCTGGGCCTGCCTGGCAAGCCCTATGGGAACATCAAAAAGTTGGGAGAAGGGCCTGGAGCGGAGTATGTGAAGGTGGGGTGGCAGCGGCCCAGTCCGGGGCTGATGGGACAGTCTTGGAAGAGCATTTGTCCAGGGAATCTGGGCTCAGACAGAGCTCTCATCCAGCTGCTCTACGAGCTGCGTGTGCTTCCTCTTCTCGAGGATGCGGCTGAGCTCCTCGGCAAAGGAACAGGGCCCCGCTGGCGCCCCATTGTCGCTCTGCCGTAGGAGCACATAGCTGTTGCCATTCATCCTGCGCAGCCGGCTGGGCAGTGCTACCAGCCCATTGGTCAGCTCcgttgggggtgggggcggtggtgggggtgggggggctggggcTCCCTCTCCGGGAATGATCTGGAGGCAGCCGCCCTCCAGGTCCCCGGTCCCGTCTCCATCATCGCCGTCATCATCTTCTCCAGGGCACTGGCCCGAGACTGTCTGCAGCTGTACGGCAGAGCCCCCTGCCCGGCCGGCCCGAGCCAGGGAATATTTCCGTCGGCGCCCTCGGCTGCCTCCCCGCAGACAGACCATGTAGAGGAGGGAGGAGGCCAGGATGAGGCAGAGGCCACCAAGGACAGCAATGGCCAGCACATACAGCAGCCTCATGTCGGGTGCCAGGTGTGCCTCGGGTGTGGCCGGGGCCTGTGGGGCCGGCGCAGGAGTGGCTGGCCGGACTGTGAGGCTGTAGGAGGCCAGCAGGGTGCGGAGACCATTCTCCTCAGCATAGCAGCCATAGTCGCCACTGTGCTCCGGCTGTGTGTCTGTCACCAGAAGCCCGTCCACGCCCACACGATAGCCATCCTGCCCGTCGGTCAGGCCCATGCTCCCATTGAGCAGCCACAAGGCCCGGGCCAAGTTGGATGGCTGGTCACAGGGCAGGAGGACATCGTCACCCCGGAGCACAGAGCGGGTCTTCACTGGTGGTGGTGGCCCTGGGGGAGAGGGCAGAGGAGAGGTCAATGTCTGCTCGTCCCAGGGAGGGTATGGAGACTGCAAGCTAGAGCGTTTACTGTTGGGTGCCCCACGCCAAGCACAGTAGCTGGAATCACAGTAACAGCTGTCTAAACGCTATGCTTACAATCCCACGGAAGGCTCATGGTGACCCTTCCCAGGAAGTGAGGAGTGTCTCAGAccctttcttttctcactctgTGCTCACATCCTCTCCTGAAGTTTCAATTCCTGCCATCTGCCAATGACTCCCTAATCTCTAGCTCCAGCACAGCCTCTCCCAAGCGCCAGACCAGAATGTCTGCCTCGTGAGGGACATCTCCCCTTGAGTTCTCGGTGGTACCTCACAGAGACGAAGGCCAAAGCCTCCCTCCCAAACCACACCAGGCCCTTTCCTTGAGTTGCCCATCCCCAGTTGCTTAAGTTAGAAACCTGGGAGTCTCCCTTACCTCCTCTCTCTCACCTTTGCATCTAATCCTCTCTAAGATTTTGCTTCTGGAATCTATCTCAGACCTGCTCATTCACTCCTTCCACAACTGCCAGCACCACTCTAGACCCCATCAAATCCATTCTCTGTGCAGCAGTGGGGTGATCTTTAAAAAACCCAAATCTGAGTCTGTCACTCCCCTGCCTAAAACCCTTCAGAGGCTTTCTATTGCTTCTCACATAAAGACTAAGATCCTCAGCATGGCCTGCCCAGTGCTCTAGCCTCATCTCCTGTTGCTCAAACATGCTGAGCACTCTCGGCCTGCCGTTCCCTCTGCGTGGGTGTCATCCCCCAGCTCCATGCCCCCCACTTGCTGGGTTAACTTGTGGGAGAAAGTATGGAGTAGTGACTAAAAGCACCAACTCTGCTCGGGGTCAGGTTTGAATTCTGACCCTGCTGCTTAATGGCTGACTTAACTTGGGACAACAGCTTAAGACTTCCCTGTCTCTATCCCTCACGGGGCTGGTAAAGGCACCTGCTCATTGGAACACCATGAGAATACATGAGCTCGAGCACATCAGCATTTAGGTCAGTGCCTGGCCCTTGGTAAGTGCTAGTATATGCCAGCTGGGACAATTAACACTTGCTCTTCCTTCAGGTACCAGCTCAGTCATCTGCCCTTCCTGGGGCAAGTGCTTTCTGAGCATTGATCATAGTTGTCATTATTCCATTtgtcataaaaagcaatgaaaataatTGTAATTCATGATTGGTGTGATCACTTGAttgcctgcccccacccccactgggcCTTGAGCTCCGGAAGTGAGTGACAAGGGACTTCACATCTTGAACCTGTTGCCTCATTTATAATTTAGACACCTGTCTGTCAAGCATTCACTATGTGGCAGGCATTGTGTGGGTGCTGCGGATTCAGAGGCGAACAGAACAGGCCCACTTGAGCCCAAACCTCAGAGTTTTCTCTGAGCCCTCTGCTCTGTTCACTATTCAAAAGCCCACGTTATCCTTACCAAAATCACACAGGCACAGACACTCAGAAGTATGGACATGCTCACACAAATGACAGTAAATGGTAAAGAGCACAGGCTACACAGCCAACTCACACACTTCCCTGAGCATCACTAACCTGTGTCCCTGATGCCCTCACAGCCTCGGTTTCCTCTCTCTATGTCCTGTATCAGCACTTTTGTCCTGGGAACACAAGGGTCAGGATTCATGAACATAGAGAACTGACTTCAGTTTCCCCGGTCTTAGGGTGGATTGGGTTGTCACTAACAGCTGGCCCCGCTCCCCCTGTAGCTGGCAGAGCTCCCTCTGCCACTCAGGTCCTGAGCCCCTGGGCACAAAGGAACCCTCTCCCTGCCACCACCCCCCTCTATCCTGGGACCTGTTGGTTGCAGTGGTGGCTGCCACACAGGCCTGGGTGCTGGGGTCCCAGGCGCAGTAGGGGTCCCGGGCCAGGATGCAGTCGTAGCAAGAGTGGTAGTGGGAACAGCTGGACAGTGGTAGCTGGACGACTCCACTAGGAGCCCCCACATAGAGGCTGTGCTGGGAATCAGAAAGGACAGCTGGTTGGCAAAGCCCCCCACTCCTTCTCccagacacacacaaaacactGCCCAGCCTGCCCCTGTTCCCTCCCCCATTCCAGCGAGTCCACATTGAGAGTCACGAAGAAGCGCTACCTGCACAGGAGAGACGACCAGATTCTCCACAGATTGGGACTCCCTGAACACTTGTGTCTCTTCAATGATATGCATCCCAGAGCCCAGGACCACAGCCTTGTGGATCCAGCCATCAGCTGGCATGGAAAGGGCAGAGGGTCAGACCCCAACAATGGGATCTGCTCTTGCCCCCACAACAGGCCTAATGGGAGCAGCTCGGTGGTCAGGTGGCCAGGGGCAAGGATTCAGCTGGTGGCAGTGGGCCCTCAGGGCTTTGGGAACTTAAGGTTCGTTGTGGCAGGAATTATCGGTTTCAGAGGCTTTAGTGACCAGGATCAAATGTCACTCTGGTGACAGAGGTCAGCAGTCACCAAGAGTCAGTGGTTACCAGGGACCAGGAGTGAGTATCCCCTGAAGAACCAACATCAATGGTCACCAGGGTTTTGTGATTAAAGGGACATCATGGGGGCCAGGGAGTGGGGGGTACCAGAGGTCAAGGGTTAGGGTCAGCAGTCATCAGAGGGCTTGAGCCAGGGGTCAGGAGCACCTGTGCCCAGGAAAAGCAGGTCATAGGTGGGTCCGGCAGGTGTGGTGACAGGTGTCCCTGTGAGGTGTGTGTAGCGCACATTGTGCTTGAGCAGCAGGGGCCGCCCACGTGCGGGCACCACGGGCCGAGCCATCAGTGGGTGCAACTTCACGAAGTCCAGGACCAGGGAAGGCAAGTCCTGAGACGAGTTGTAACCTCGGCTGCGCAGCGAGTCTGTGATGCACTGGGGGGAGGAGGCATGGGTGGTTAAACCTCAGGACTCTACCACCTATCTGCCCTTCTCCCAAGGCCAGACCCTCCTGCCTCTCCTGGCACTGGTCCAGGTCTGGGCACTCACAGAGCCAGGCCGGGGCTCAGGCACCCCACCCTCGTAGCGGCCCCAGCGCCGGGGACCATCCTGGTACTCCATGTAGGGGCCTGCGAAGACAGCCTGCACCTCAGTCAGGTCATAGCGGCAGATGGCTGAGGCCTCCAGGGTCTTCCTAGGAGTGGGACATAGGGGAGGGAGCTGAGTCACACTGAGTGGAGTCTGTCCCCCTGCCCCATGCCCAGCAGAGCCCACCGTCACCCTGAGCAACTCTGGCTCCAGGCCTACAGGCCTCTCCTGTGGGTCAGCAAGCCACCATGACCTCTGGCCCCAGGCTAGCTGGACTTGACTGAAATTCCCTCTTTGAAGCCAGCCCTCCTGCAATGACACTATCTCATCCTTGTCAATTCTGCTCCAGCCCCTACACTGTCCCAGTTCCTTGCCCCACCCCACTGTCCCTTGCACTGACCACTGTGTGGTCAGCATGAAGACTGCATAGAAGCGTGTGTGGGCTGATGTGCCAGCGTCCAGGCTGCAGATGCTACGCAGGGTCTCATACTGTGGAATGTGGCAGATGAGACGCGCCTTTAAGAAGGATGTCCACTTCTTCTGCAGGATCTTCTTCCCTCCCAGGTCTCCCTAGGGAGATAGGGATGTGGGGTCAGAGGCCAGGGTCAGAGGCCCAGCCTCCACACCCTTGGCCCAGCCTCAGCCCTACCCACCTTGCAGACACGGGCCACCCGGGCCACGCGGTGGCTGCTGCGGCTTGGAGCAAAGCTGCTGGAGCCCTCCTCTGCTGCACGCTCCGTGAAGAAGTAGTAAACCTTGTCGTCGTCACCCACTGTGCTGGCCTTGCTCTCCCGCACCAGGACGGAGAACACAAACTCAGCATCTGTGGGTGGGGCAGTTCAGGTGGCTTCTGGGACAGACTGGGGATCCCCACGCTGGACCCACCCCTCACTCGACAACACACTGGAACAGACTAGCTCACCAGAGGGcagtgaaaatgaagaaatagccCCTCACCCCCTATCATCCTGGGCCCCATCCTAACCATTAAGCCAGTGCATCGGTGCCTCCTCAGTcctcagggagtgggggtggcggCTCCGGCGGATATCAGGAATGCTCCGGAATTCATACCGTGTGGCTGTGTAGAGGCCTCCGTCTGGGGCGGGAACATGCCAGGTGTGAGAGACAAACCACACACCAGGAGGGGCCCATGACACACTTGGGTGGCGAGTCCCAGCGACAAGAGCTGGGAACAGCATGTGCACGGGTGAGGGGCAGGGCTGAGGCGCATGCTCACCGATGACGAGGCCTGTGAAGCCACGGGCTGGGTCATACGGGCacttttccttcccctcctcgAAGCTGGCTGGCAAGGTGAAGGCCTCGGCATCCTGGGAGTTGAGGGGCCAGAAATCAGTGGTCTTGAGGACAGTCAGGGGCTGCAGCCCACAGTCACACCAGCCAGGGTCAGGTACCAGCCGTCAGGGCTGGGGCCTACTCACAATGGCTGCACAGAGGGGCTGGAAGGCGTGAGTCCCGCACGTGTAGAGGTGGGTGGCATTGAGCCGCTGCAGGAACCGCACGTGGTTGAAGCACTCAGTCTGCGGagtgaggtggggaggggcctCACTAGAGGCTTCCTCCGTTAGTCCAGCTTTGTAGTCTGCTCTCGCCCCCAGTCACAGGACAGAAGCTCTTTCCAAGATTCCAGTGGACCTTCTCACTGCCTAGAACAATGTCCTCACCCTCCTGGTGGCATGACCCCTCTGCTCTCCTCCATTCCTTGCCTTACCTGACACCACTCCACCAGCTTCCCCTCCTGTCTCCTCCAGAACCCTCCCCCCTCAACCCCATATAGGAGCTTCTGGGGCTCCCACCACACTGAGGCTTCTCCTCAGCAACATGCCCAGTCCTGGAGCTCCCACACCTGCTTTGGGGTGACAGTACCAAATCTACCCCCAGGCTCCAGCTCTCTCCCCACCTGATATCCCACAGCACAGCCAACTCACCTTATCAGAAACGAAGCTCATGGCCTCCTCCCTAACCTGCATCTTCCCTCCTAAACTTGTTCATCCAGTCTTTCCCACCttactccatccatccatccttttaCTCAGCCTGGAAACCAGCAGTCGTCCTTGATGctaccctctccccacctctcccacTCCAATCCCTCTCCATGATTAATTCTTTGCCCTAAATGTCTTTTGACTTAGTCCACTTTACCTCTCTGTGACCACCCAGCCCGTTACTTCTGTCACCTTCCTTGGACATTGCAACAGCCACTGACAACTCTCCCAACCCTCTGCCACTATTTTTacaaaaaattactttatttagtGAATGAGGAATACATGCACACTGTGTAAAATTCAAAAGGTACAAGGGACATATTATCAACAGAGGGTCTCCCTTCCATCCCTGTCCCCCAGCCACCTGGCTACCACTTCAGAGGCGACTGCTGTTACCAGCGCCTGGAGATCCTTCCAGAGAAATACTGCCATTTGATACACTTTTGCTCCCCTCCAAACCACTTCTGGGGCAACCAGATCACATCGCTGTCATATTTAAAACTCCCTCCAGTGGCTCACTGGTGTCCTGAAAATAGAACCCACATTCTCTGCCTGATTGGGCCCTGTCTCTTCCTCTGGCCCATCAGATGCCGCCCTCTTGGCTTCTTTGCCTTGTTGTTAGTGattcctctccctgccccccttcctctccccagggcagccCTCTCCATCAGCTTGCTCAGACCTCCTTCATTTGACCAGCACAATGCTCcaacctccccacctccccaatgCCCTTTCTGCCTCCAGGCTCACCTTATTTTTATAGTAGTGTTTCCCCAAGGgtgtttgcatttaaagtaaaaataaaataaaataaaataaaaaggcagggggagggggaagttCTGTGGTCCTGTGAGTTTGGAAACCACAAGGTACAACGGGGGAACTTTTCAGAGCCTTAAGGATGTTGctgtgcattgtgggattgagtcTGCTGTTTCCCAAACTCATCTGACCATTAAGCCCTTGTTTTGAAAATTACTGATCTTCAAAACATGCTCTGGGAAAGGTTCTAAAGCCTTGCTACCCAAAATATGGTCTAGGGACCAGCAGGGTCAGCTTCGTCTGGGAGTTTGTCAGAAATTGAATGCTATTCTCCAGACCTACTGGgttggaatctgcattttaataatataCCAGACTCACATTGTGCACATTAAAGTTGGAGAGCCTCTAAAGTATCAAACCATGAGGGGACCCATTATCACAGGATAAAATCCAGCCAGGCTTAAGGCCTTCCATGCATGACCTGGGCTCCACATGCCTCACCACcccattttcttccattctgcacCCAGAGCAGCCTTTGTCAGAATCTCCTGCAGGTGCCTCTCTAAACACAACTGCCCCAACACCTCCCCAGACCCATGGAAACAGAATCCCCAGGCTAGTGGACCGTGGGAATACATGTTTTAAAAGTCTTGCAGGTAGATCTGTTACCTAGCTAGGTGAGGGGCCCCCTGCAGACTCCAGGGCCTGCCACTCCCAGCAACACTTTTAACATTTAATGTGGTTGCTGTAACTGACTGGCTGGTTTGTGCCTCTCCACCAGCCCTGCCATCCCCAGGAGGAGGAAAGGAGCTCAGGACAGGGCAGGCCACATACCtggttgtttttccctttttgatgACATTTGCTTTGCATCTCTGGGGAGGCCTCCCAACGGATCTGGTGGGGGCAAAAGGGAATGGGCTGATGCATTGACCCCAAGATCTTCCCTTCTCCCCATCACCCTTGGGGCCAGTGATGGGCAATAGGACCCCAGagaaactggggtgggggtgaagcaTTGGATGCAAGGGAGACCTGGGCTGGGAAGGGCAGCATTGTCCACCCAGGGGTTGAGGAAGACTGGCAGGGTTTCTGGGAAGTTGGAGTCCCAGGGAGCTGGATGAGAGTGGAGACCCTCTGGGTGATTTGGGTCCTGGGGACTGACCTCTTTGTGAGCCCCATCTCCTATGTCGTGGGCACTGAGAGAGAATAGGGCCCCCCTGGCTCCCACCAGCAGCCTTGCCGAGGCCTCCTCCAGCAGCAGCGTTGAGTAGTTCTGGGCTCGGCCCTTGAAGTGCCGGGTCCCAGAGAGCTCTGGGGAGGGCAGGAGATGTAAGCCCAGCTCTGGGGCTGCCTCCGTGACCCCAGCCCTGGTTCCCACTGCCTTTCAAGATGGTGGGGGGGGCCTCACCTTCGTAGGGGATGGTCATCCGAGGGGTGGCATCTAGTTCTCTGGATGGTCTTTGTGGTGAGGGTCCTGGGACTGCAGTTGCTGTGAGAAAGCTCAGGAGGAGGGGCCAGAGCCTCCCCCACATCTTCATGGGGGGGTCCAGACGAACAAGAACCCCAAGGGGAGCCAGGGCCAAAGTCAAAGGGGGAGACTGGGAAGAATAGGCACAGGAATCAAGGTCCAGGGGGGTCAAGTGGAAAGTCAGGGTCATGAGGCCACAGGGGTCATGGAGTCGTGGGGCCAGGGGGGGTCCTGGAATTGGGGAGACATGGGGTCCCAAGATTGTGCGGCCATGGAATTCCAACTGGTCAGAGGGTGGGATGGATCACACACAGCCTTTCTGTGCCAAATACAAACTCCATGGTGAAGGATGGAGTTGTGGGGTCACAGGAGTTGTAGGTCACTGATGGGGTCACCCTGCTCCAGACAGTGGAGTGAGTCCTGCTTCTCTGAGGTCCGTTTTCTGAAGAAAAAGCCAGGGAAAAAATAGCTCCAAGATCTGTGTGTTTGGGGTGGAAGGTGGAAGGGCATTTCCCTGAGACTTCAGGGAACACTGAAGGGAGGCCCAGCCGCCATAGAGCTCCCAAGCCAGGGTGACTTAGTCATTCTGTCCATCTCTCTGCTTTGATGCAGGAGGTGAGGATGGAACTCACCCTCCTTACAAGACCCCAGACAGCCCCACCTCAAACCCTCCTCTGGTTGAACTTGAGTCAGAAGCTCAGGTGGGCCCCCTTCTTGCTGGAGCCTGGTTCTTAGGGAGAAAGCCCCTGCTCCTCCCAACAGGGAGACTCAACTGGGCAGCAGCTGCCCCTGCAGCCTGTGGGGGTGCCTTGTGCAGGAAGGCCTGGGTGGAGAGCTTTAATGGGCCTTTGTTTATTTGGTTctgttttccctttgttttttcttttccctggccTGAGAGCTCCCTCTGGAATTTCTCTTTAATAAAACATTTCTCCTCCCCAGCATTCCTCTCTGAGGGGGTGCACATCTCTGCCCTGGGAGTCTGTGCTGTACCCTCCAGCTAGGCATCCACAGGTAGCCCCATCTGCAAACAGGCACTCACAGGCTGGGGCGTTGGGGGGATGTCTGGGACCCCTAGTGGCACAGGTGTAATATCTGTGCTGGAGGCTGTAGAGTTCAAGGTAGACCAGTTAACTGGGACATGAGTAATGTGGAGAAGGGGAGCAGTGGGATCCCTGAGCCTTCTTGGCCACCTCCCCTGCCTGTCTTGGAGACTATTCCCATACCTGGATCCTCCCTCAAGCCAACCAGCTGGGGAccggggtggtggtgatggccaGGCCTTCTGATCTCTGAGGGATCCTGATGGTTTCCAGGGCTGGGTGAGATGCAGAGGAGGTCCACAGACAGGGCCTGAGGGGCCACCAGCCTCTCCCGCTCCCTTCCAGGTCAAATATTAACTATTTGGCCTTGAAGAGAGGGGAGGGAACAGCAGCTGCCCAGGAGCTGCCCAGAGGGAGAACAGGAAGTTAGAGCAGTTTATTCAAGAGGTGAAGGTTAGCACTATAGTGGGCAGAGCCCAGAGGGGGAGAAAGCAGTATAAGGTGGAGGAcgggagggagaggagggtccCTGGACCATGAGAGGGCACAGCTCCTGGGCTGGGAGCTGAGGCAGCAGGAGGCCCCAGGCCCATGCCCCACAACCCACTCCCCACTGTGGAGAGACACCTGTTTACCTTTGGGGCCTCCTATTTGCTCagccctgggggaggggagggctgttTGGCTAGGAGGGATGGGTCTCTAGGATTGGGCAGGAGGAGCACACCCAGGTCAGAGGAGCCACTCAGAGTGTGGCACACATACAGGTCTACTCAAAGAGTCACACGTGTCCAGAAGAGGGTGATACATGCacatgggcacacacacacatgatcacAAAGAGGGCTGTGAACACAACTGTATTCACAGGAGagtcatgcacacacacacacacattcacagggGGTCTGTGCCCACACAGAGGGCCATGGTCATGTGTGCTCACACATATTCACATGTAAGGCTGTATTCAGgcatccattcattcagtaaGTCACACATCCTCAGAGGTTGACGAGGAGGATTATAAACctacacatatacatatagagATTGGACACGTATTCAAGGAGGGGGTCCTGCACATACACGTGTGTGCAGGGATATGCACATAAGCCCAGTCATACAATGGGTCAGGTACACTCATTCACAGAAGGGTCAAGTGCATGTGTGACCTGCAGAGTCCTCAAACACACGATCACATCCATCCAGAGACAAGCACACAACGTACGGCAACCAACTCTCGCTGTGGGCTTGGAGGCTGCTAGTGTCCACTTGGGGTCAGATACCAAGCAGAACCCCACTTTCCTTCCAGAAAGTCAACAACTCACACAGCTAGGCCAGATTCCGtgtttgtgggggtggggtggggaatgggtggCAGGAGAGAGACTTCTGATGTCAAAAGGGATGGGTGCATGGGTCAAGGCAGCTCTGTAAAGTAGGGAGGGAGTGCCTAACCCAG includes the following:
- the SEMA4G gene encoding semaphorin-4G, with translation MTLTFHLTPLDLDSCAYSSQSPPLTLALAPLGVLVRLDPPMKMWGRLWPLLLSFLTATAVPGPSPQRPSRELDATPRMTIPYEELSGTRHFKGRAQNYSTLLLEEASARLLVGARGALFSLSAHDIGDGAHKEIRWEASPEMQSKCHQKGKNNQTECFNHVRFLQRLNATHLYTCGTHAFQPLCAAIDAEAFTLPASFEEGKEKCPYDPARGFTGLVIDGGLYTATRYEFRSIPDIRRSRHPHSLRTEEAPMHWLNDAEFVFSVLVRESKASTVGDDDKVYYFFTERAAEEGSSSFAPSRSSHRVARVARVCKGDLGGKKILQKKWTSFLKARLICHIPQYETLRSICSLDAGTSAHTRFYAVFMLTTQWKTLEASAICRYDLTEVQAVFAGPYMEYQDGPRRWGRYEGGVPEPRPGSCITDSLRSRGYNSSQDLPSLVLDFVKLHPLMARPVVPARGRPLLLKHNVRYTHLTGTPVTTPAGPTYDLLFLGTADGWIHKAVVLGSGMHIIEETQVFRESQSVENLVVSPVQHSLYVGAPSGVVQLPLSSCSHYHSCYDCILARDPYCAWDPSTQACVAATTATNRTKVLIQDIERGNRGCEGIRDTGPPPPVKTRSVLRGDDVLLPCDQPSNLARALWLLNGSMGLTDGQDGYRVGVDGLLVTDTQPEHSGDYGCYAEENGLRTLLASYSLTVRPATPAPAPQAPATPEAHLAPDMRLLYVLAIAVLGGLCLILASSLLYMVCLRGGSRGRRRKYSLARAGRAGGSAVQLQTVSGQCPGEDDDGDDGDGTGDLEGGCLQIIPGEGAPAPPPPPPPPPPTELTNGLVALPSRLRRMNGNSYVLLRQSDNGAPAGPCSFAEELSRILEKRKHTQLVEQLDESSV